The genomic interval GCGAAAGCTATTTATGCGCGGCGCAAAGAACTAGCTACAGCCGCCGCTAGCGTCACCCAGCTCCGCAACGCTGAGAACAACATCGACACTCTCTTCCGAATGGAAAAAGGCAACACCGATGTGCGATTAAAGGAGCTCACAGCCTTACACGAAGATATAGTCAAAGCCCAGGTTGAGGCTAACGACGCCGCCATCCAAGCGCGCATCGGCGAGCTCAGCACCCGTTGCCAGGCACTCATCACTAATCCTTCTGCAGCGAACTTTATGGATGAATACGCGCTCATCATCTCCGAATACGGGGCAGTGACTCAAGCGTTGGCCCAGAAGCAATTCTCCCAAGCCGACCTTGAGAACAATCACACCCCAAGTCTCGGCGCTAGCGATTGGCACCCTGGCTACGGCAACTACGTGCCGTTCGTTCTCATGAGCTCCTGGCATAACGACGCAGTCAGCGCCGCCAATGCCTCTAGTTCCTCGTCCACCGCCACATACTCCGGCGGCTTCTCCGGCGCGGGCTCGTCGGGAAGCTTCTAGCGTGCTCTCTTCGCCGCCACTTTCCGCATCACTGCGAAGGTGGCGGCTACAACCATAGAGCCCAGTAGCGCGCCTGCCAGCACGTCGCTAGGCCAATGCACGCCCACATACAGCCTGCTCAGACCCACTGCTGCCGCCACGATCCATGCGGTGAGCACCCACCATCGACGACACAGAAGCGTGAAGACCATAGCCGCAGCGAAGGCTGCCGTCGCATGGCCCGAGGGGAATGACGGGTTGTACTCATAAAGAAGCTGTAGCTCCCTACCTGGGCGTTCTCGGCCGCACACATACTTCAACGCACTGCTGCTCACCCACGCAAGCCCCATCGCCACCGCGGGAAACAACGGCATTGCGCGGTGTCTAAGAACAAGCATTGCCGACGCTACCAGCGCCGCAACCATAACAAACGCCGGTCGCGTCGCCGTGGTCAATGCCACCACCCACGGCGTCACAGCCTCATTGCGCTGCTGAATTACAAAATCTAAAAGGTACGCGTCCACCCCAGCGAGCCTACGGCACCATAAAGGAAAGCAAGGGCGCGGACTTGTCGGCCTTCAGCTGATTTGTCGTTTTTGAGAACGCTAGCAAAGGTTCTCCCAATAGACCCCCAGGTCGCGATTTCTAGCGTTCTCAAAAACGACAAAAGCGACAATAATCACTCACCCAACACATAAAAATAAGGCGTGCTCCGACTTGGAGCACGCCTTCAAATAACCTCTCACCTATTTCGCTGGATACTTCGCTGGAAGATCGAGTTTCATTTCTTCTGCGAGTTCACGCAAGGTGGTGGGATAGTCAGTGATGATGCCGTCGATACCGGCTTCAATCTGGGATTTCATCGTAGCTTTGTCATTGACTGTCCATGGAACCACTTTGAGCCCCAGATCATGGGCCTTCTTCACATACTCAGGAGTGGTTACGGGCTTGTAGTCTGCATCTGCGACAGTCTTGCCGTATGGGACTGCATAACCAGGACTTACGATGTCTGCGCCGAGTTTCTTTACTGCTTCGAGCGCGTCGCCATTGACGGACTTGTAGTCGATGTCGCCGAGCCATGGGGAGCCCTCAAGCCATGTGGTTTCATCGTAAAGCGCTACGGTACGGATCTTGGGATTGTGTTTCTTTGCCAACGGAAGTGAGCGCCAATCAAAGCTTTGGAGCATTACTTTGTCTGTCACGCCAGCTTTATCTGAGGCGTTGAGGATGGCGTCGACAAATTCTTGTGGGCTGGCCGACTTCTCCGGATGGTCCGCCTCAATTTTGGTTTCGATGTTGTACATCACATCTGCGCCACGCTCTTGAGTGAGCTGGAAGACCCTTTCCAACCGGATCATCTGATTATCTTTAGCCGGTTCCGCGTTGGGGAATTTATCCAACTTTTTGTCGCAGCGCAGAGTGCTCAGCTGATCCCAGGTGAGGTCATGGAGCAACTTGCCCACATACGGAAACTGCGGGTCATTGGGGGTGGCAGGCTCAGTGTCGCGGCATTTCTCTTCCTGAACATCCGGGTCATGCCAGACCACGGGAACCCCATCTTTGGACATCACAATGTCAAATTCCAGAGTACTTACGCCAAGCGAAAGCGCATGTTCAAAAGCAGTGAGCGACTCCTCAGTATGCTCCCCGCGCCCGCCCCGATGTGCTTGCATATCTAGGTGCTTAACCACTGGGTTTACCACGGCTGATTCCTTTGTCGCCGCAGCAGAGCTACTCGACGCCCCCTTATCAGATTCCTGCGACGTACCACATGCTGTGAGAACTAGAGCTCCTGAAAGCACAAGCGCACTTGCAGACTTTGTGTATTTTCCAACTAAACGCATTATTACGGTTCCTCCAAATAAATAGCGGCAGATGGGTAGTGAAAAAGCGGGCCCGGCAGGACCCGCTTTAGTGGTTAAGCACGCGACTGTGCTTTTTCATTGTGGCTGCGCATAAGCTCACGCTCATCGCGTCCGACCACGGCGAAGAGAATCACGGTAACAACGGAGAACGCTACGAACACGATGAAGGTAACGTCCCAACCGTAGTGCTGTACGAGGAAGCCCACGCCACTTGATGCCAGGGTGGCTCCCAGCAAGTAGCCGAACAAACCGGTGAAACCTGCAGCTGTGCCAGCAACGTTGTGCGGGGAGAGGTCAATGGCCTGCAGGCCAATCAACATCACCGGACCGTAGATTAAGCCGCCAATAAGGCCAACCAGCAGAATCAGCATCCACATCGGCGCCCCCACAGGAAGCTGCCAGTACACGAATATGCACACGGCTACGAGAACTGTAAACAGCATGCCAACGCCCGAACGATACCCCTTGAAGATCTTGTCGGACATCCAGCCACAGAGGATTGTTCCCAGGATGCCGGCGAGCTCAAAGGCTGCAAAGCCGGTAAGTCCTGCACCAATTTCTGCATGATGCTTCTCGTGCAGGAACACGGTGATCCAGTTGAGAACGCCATAACGAAGCGCATAGACAAAGACGTTTGCCACGGCGAGCATCACGATGGTGCGGTTGGTCAACACATGCTTGCGGATGCGTTGGAAAGTGGTCAAGCCGTCTTGAAGGTCAACTTCCACTTTCGCTGGATCATCGCGGTATTCCTCGATAGGTGGCAGGCCCTGCGACTGCGGCGTATCCCGAATCAGGATAAAGCCAAGAGCCGCAACGAGCAGTGCTACCAGCGCCGGAAGCCAAAACGCTACTTGCCAAGAATTGCTCATGTGCGCCAAACCGATACCAACGAGGAACGGCAATGCGGCACCGCCAACATTGTGCGCCGTATTCCACAACGAGGTCTTCCAGCCGCGCTCATTGGTGGAGTACCAATAAACGAGCACGCGACCTGCCGGTGGCCACCCCATGCCCTGCACCCAGCCATTGATAAACATTGCGATGGCAAACACCCCAACCGAAGCCGAGAGCCACGGCACAAAAGCAATGCCCAGGTTGACCAGCGCAGACAACGCAAGACCCAAGGGCATAAAGTACCGGGCATTGGATTGATCCGAGATCATCGCAGAGAAGAACTTGGACAGGCCGTAGGCAAAAAGAACGGCATTAGCGATAAGACCAATGCCTACTTTGTCAATGCCAGTGTCGCTGATCAGCAGCGGCGCGATAAGCGAGATGTTGTTGCGGATCAGATAAAAACCCGCGTATCCGATGAAAATACCCATAAATACCTGCAACCGCAGGCGTGGGTAAAGCCGCGCAACCTCCTCCTCGCTACGACGAGGTGCCGCAGGAGGCGCAGCTAGCCATCCAAGGTTCATTTCTGTTCCTTTCATGCGAGGTTGGTAGCGCATGACAATGCTTGAGCTACTCGACGCCCGCCAGTACATGAGGGAATACAAAGCATAGGATTACCATCCATATTAGCTAGCGGCGGGGGTGCTTTTCTCAAAAAATCCCACAACACCAACAAGCGTATTGCCTAGTTAGTGAAGTTTTCCCAGGCCTACAATCATTTCCTACTGCACCGTAGGTAGCTGCATTCAGTGAGAATGTGAAAAATTTCTCATCTCAACCGAAGCGCTTTATGACAAGCTCCCCACAGTTGTGTACCCCCAAGGTCTTCTCGGTTCCCCCCTAAGCACATGGCACACACGCGTATGTTGAGCGTGTTTGTGGGTTGTGCACGTCGAAAAGCATAAAAGAGCCGTAAGGCGCACAATTTAGTACACCTTACGGCTCCAATTTTTATGGTCGTCTAGTGTCCGCGCTCTTGTTCAAGCGGCTGTCCCTCATTGAAGTAAGGGACGAGTTTGTTATCAAACATGCTCAGAGCAGCACCGATGGCCATGTGCATATCCAGGTACTGGTAGGTTCCTAGGCGCCCACCAAACAGGACCTTGTTATCCCGTGCTTCCGCTGCAGCTAGTTTGCGATATGCCTCAAGCTTTGCCCGGTCCTCAGGAGTGTTGATCGGGTAATAAGGCTCGTCGCCTTCCTCTGCAAAGCGAGAGAATTCCTTCATAATCACGGTTTTGTCTGAAGGATACTGTTTAGCACGCTCTGGGTGGAAGTGACGGAACTCGTGGATGCGGGTGTAAGGGAACTCAGCATCGTTGTAGTTCATCACCGGTGTGCCTTGGAAATCACCAGTTTCTAGAACTTCGGTCTCAAAATCGAGGGTGCGCCAGCCCAGATCGCCTTCCGCGAAATCAAAGTAGCGATCCAGTGGCCCCGTGTAAACCACGGGCGCATCGGGGCTTGCAGCACGAATCTCATCGCGGACTTCAAACCAATCCGTGTCCAAAAGGATCTCGATGTTCTCGCTGTCTGCCATGCGCTCCAACCATGCGGCATAACCGTCGACAGGCAGACCCTCGTAATCATCGTTGAAGTAGCGGTTGTCAAAGGTATAGCGGACAGGCAAACGAGTGATGTTTCCGGCAGGAAGTTCCTTGGGATCCGTCTGCCACTGTTTAGCCGTGTAATCGCGGATAAACGCCTCATAGAGCGGACGACCGATGAGGGAAATCGCCTTCTCTTCCAGGTTCGCTGCTTTATCGGAATCGATCTCAGAAGCCTGCTCGGCAATCAACGCGCGAGCTTCGTCTGGCGAGTAGTACTTGCCAAAGAACTGGTTGATCAAACCCAAACCCATGGGGAACTGGTATGCGGTGCCCTTGTGCATGGCAAACACGCGGTGCTGGTAGCCGGTGAAATCCGTGAATTGATTGACGTACTCCCACACGCGCTTGTTAGAAGTGTGGAAGAGATGTGCACCGTATTTGTGGATCTCGATGCCAGTCTCAGGTTCTGCTTCAGAATAGGCGTTTCCACCCATGTGACTGCGGCGTTCAACAATGAGCACCTTTTTGTTGAGCTGGCTGGCGGCGCGCTCTGCAATGGTGAGGCCAAAGAGACCTGAGCCTACGACAATGAGATCAAATTCCTTCATGATGCAAAAGCCTATCGGAGTTTTGCACATTATGAACATCCGGGTTACTTGTTTAAGCGCACATGAATCTCATAACAGCTAACTTCAAATATAAAGCCGCAGCTTAGGGCGATTCTTCCAGACGAAAGCATGGTCTTCGCGGAATCACGGCCGGCGTCCCGCCAATAGAGGTCACGTCTACAGTGGCCTCATAGATATTTTCTATAGTTTCTTCGGTCAGCACTTCCGCTGGTGTTCCGTGCGCGACTATTCGACCTTGATCCAGCAACGCCACCTCGTCGCTGTACTCCGCTGCCAACGTCAGATCATGCATGGCTGCAACGACGGTAAGCCGTCGGGTGATGCGGAGCGCGTCGACAAGCTCAAGCACTTCTTGAGCATGTCCAATGTCCAGGGCTGACGTGGGTTCGTCGAGAAGCAAGACGTCAGGCTCTTGCACTAAAGCACGCGCTAAGGCCACCCGCTGCAGCTCCCCTCCCGATAACTCAGTCACACGCGAAGTCACAAAGGACTCCAGATCGAGGTCACGAATAGTGCGCTCTATCAGCTCATTGTTGCTGGTGCGATGAGGATAACGACCAAGCTTGATGTAGTCGATCACGCCCATCCCCTCAGGGAGCGTGGGGTGTTGTGGCATAAGAGCTACCGTGCGTGCCCATTCTTTCCGGTTCCGGCCTCGCACAGACGCACCATCCACGTACACGTCACCCGATGCTTGCCGACGCACCCCCGCGATCACGCTCAGCAACGTAGATTTTCCGCACCCGTTAGGCCCAACGAGGGACAGCCATCGTCCTCTAGAACACGACACACTCACGTGTTCCAAGGCCGCCCGCTGCACCCTGGCATAAGAAACACTGAGGTTGCGTACGTCAAGCATGCTACGACCTTCCGCGACGATGGCGGTGGAGTACGACAAGGAAGAAAGGCGCTCCGACGAAAGCCGTGACCACGCCCACTGGCAGTTCTGCCGGGGCCATCGCGGTTCTCCCCGCGGTATCAGCGGCAAGAAGAAAAATACCTCCCCAGATCACACTGACCGGGATAAGACGCCGGTGGGCAGGCCCCACCACCAAGCGAACCGCATGCGGAACAATAATTCCCACAAACCCGATGAGACCGGATACTGCGACAACCACAGAGGTTCCCAGCGTGGCCACTCCTACCAGCATTAACCGTGCGCGTTGCGGGTGCACGCCCAATGCTGCTGCTTCCTCATCGCCCAAAGTCATCACGTCGAGCAGACGAACACTCAAGCACAGCAGTACCACGCATGCCGCCACTGGCAGTATCACCAATCCCACCGTTGACCAGCCAGCTGTATTAAGGCTTCCCAGCATCCACGCGTAGATACGTTGAATGGTGTCTATGTTGCGCTGCTGCACAAAAGTCTGCGCCGCAGACGCACATGCCGCCACTGCTACTCCTGCGAGAACAACGGTCGTAGCGTCGCTCGACGTTGCCTGGCCGCCCACCACGCCAGCGCAAAC from Corynebacterium ulcerans carries:
- a CDS encoding glycerophosphodiester phosphodiesterase produces the protein MRLVGKYTKSASALVLSGALVLTACGTSQESDKGASSSSAAATKESAVVNPVVKHLDMQAHRGGRGEHTEESLTAFEHALSLGVSTLEFDIVMSKDGVPVVWHDPDVQEEKCRDTEPATPNDPQFPYVGKLLHDLTWDQLSTLRCDKKLDKFPNAEPAKDNQMIRLERVFQLTQERGADVMYNIETKIEADHPEKSASPQEFVDAILNASDKAGVTDKVMLQSFDWRSLPLAKKHNPKIRTVALYDETTWLEGSPWLGDIDYKSVNGDALEAVKKLGADIVSPGYAVPYGKTVADADYKPVTTPEYVKKAHDLGLKVVPWTVNDKATMKSQIEAGIDGIITDYPTTLRELAEEMKLDLPAKYPAK
- a CDS encoding phosphatase PAP2 family protein, encoding MDAYLLDFVIQQRNEAVTPWVVALTTATRPAFVMVAALVASAMLVLRHRAMPLFPAVAMGLAWVSSSALKYVCGRERPGRELQLLYEYNPSFPSGHATAAFAAAMVFTLLCRRWWVLTAWIVAAAVGLSRLYVGVHWPSDVLAGALLGSMVVAATFAVMRKVAAKRAR
- a CDS encoding FecCD family ABC transporter permease; translated protein: MRERNVTLFSAIIVLSMIVLGCVVIAAALVGAVGIGPDDVLRELLGGHVLSERHRAIVLNVRLPRIVLAVIVGAMLSIAGAAYQAVFHNPLADPYLLGVSAGAGLGVTLAVVFGATIGFSLGGAGIIGAAFMGGVAAVAVTCVCAGVVGGQATSSDATTVVLAGVAVAACASAAQTFVQQRNIDTIQRIYAWMLGSLNTAGWSTVGLVILPVAACVVLLCLSVRLLDVMTLGDEEAAALGVHPQRARLMLVGVATLGTSVVVAVSGLIGFVGIIVPHAVRLVVGPAHRRLIPVSVIWGGIFLLAADTAGRTAMAPAELPVGVVTAFVGAPFFLVVLHRHRRGRS
- a CDS encoding MFS transporter codes for the protein MNLGWLAAPPAAPRRSEEEVARLYPRLRLQVFMGIFIGYAGFYLIRNNISLIAPLLISDTGIDKVGIGLIANAVLFAYGLSKFFSAMISDQSNARYFMPLGLALSALVNLGIAFVPWLSASVGVFAIAMFINGWVQGMGWPPAGRVLVYWYSTNERGWKTSLWNTAHNVGGAALPFLVGIGLAHMSNSWQVAFWLPALVALLVAALGFILIRDTPQSQGLPPIEEYRDDPAKVEVDLQDGLTTFQRIRKHVLTNRTIVMLAVANVFVYALRYGVLNWITVFLHEKHHAEIGAGLTGFAAFELAGILGTILCGWMSDKIFKGYRSGVGMLFTVLVAVCIFVYWQLPVGAPMWMLILLVGLIGGLIYGPVMLIGLQAIDLSPHNVAGTAAGFTGLFGYLLGATLASSGVGFLVQHYGWDVTFIVFVAFSVVTVILFAVVGRDERELMRSHNEKAQSRA
- the glf gene encoding UDP-galactopyranose mutase; protein product: MKEFDLIVVGSGLFGLTIAERAASQLNKKVLIVERRSHMGGNAYSEAEPETGIEIHKYGAHLFHTSNKRVWEYVNQFTDFTGYQHRVFAMHKGTAYQFPMGLGLINQFFGKYYSPDEARALIAEQASEIDSDKAANLEEKAISLIGRPLYEAFIRDYTAKQWQTDPKELPAGNITRLPVRYTFDNRYFNDDYEGLPVDGYAAWLERMADSENIEILLDTDWFEVRDEIRAASPDAPVVYTGPLDRYFDFAEGDLGWRTLDFETEVLETGDFQGTPVMNYNDAEFPYTRIHEFRHFHPERAKQYPSDKTVIMKEFSRFAEEGDEPYYPINTPEDRAKLEAYRKLAAAEARDNKVLFGGRLGTYQYLDMHMAIGAALSMFDNKLVPYFNEGQPLEQERGH
- a CDS encoding ABC transporter ATP-binding protein; amino-acid sequence: MLDVRNLSVSYARVQRAALEHVSVSCSRGRWLSLVGPNGCGKSTLLSVIAGVRRQASGDVYVDGASVRGRNRKEWARTVALMPQHPTLPEGMGVIDYIKLGRYPHRTSNNELIERTIRDLDLESFVTSRVTELSGGELQRVALARALVQEPDVLLLDEPTSALDIGHAQEVLELVDALRITRRLTVVAAMHDLTLAAEYSDEVALLDQGRIVAHGTPAEVLTEETIENIYEATVDVTSIGGTPAVIPRRPCFRLEESP